A window from Pongo abelii isolate AG06213 chromosome 6, NHGRI_mPonAbe1-v2.0_pri, whole genome shotgun sequence encodes these proteins:
- the LOC100452583 gene encoding large ribosomal subunit protein uL29: MAKIKARDIRGKKKGELLKQLDDLKVELSQLRVAKVTGGAASKLPKIPVVRKSIARVLTVINQTQKENLRKFYKGKKYKPLDLRPKKTRAMRRRLNKHEENLKTKKQQRKERLYPLRKYAVKA, from the coding sequence ATGGCCAAGATCAAGGCTCGAGATATTCGCGGGAAGAAGAAGGGGGAGCTGCTGAAACAGCTGGACGACCTGAAGGTGGAACTGTCCCAGCTGCGCGTCGCCAAAGTGACAGGCGGTGCGGCCTCCAAGCTCCCTAAGATCCCAGTCGTCCGAAAATCCATTGCCCGTGTTCTCACAGTTATTAACCAGACTCAGAAAGAAAACCTCAGGAAATTCTACAAGGGCAAGAAGTACAAGCCTCTGGACCTGCGGCCTAAGAAGACACGCGCCATGCGCCGCCGGCTTAACAAGCACGAGGAGAACCTGAAGACCAAGAAGCAGCAGCGGAAAGAGCGGCTGTACCCGCTGCGGAAGTACGCGGTCAAGGCCTGA